A window of Stutzerimonas stutzeri genomic DNA:
CCAGCTACAAATGGGTCGGCCTGCAGCAATACGAGCGCCTCTGGGATAACGACCGCTGGTGGGTCGCCAGCCAGAACCTGCTGGTCTTCGGTGGCTTGTTCATCGCCATCAGCCTGCTGATCGGCGTCGTGCTCGCCGTGCTGCTGGACCAGCGTATCCGTCGCGAAGGGCTGATCCGCACCATCTACCTGTACCCCATGGCGCTGTCGATGATCGTCACCGGCACCGCCTGGCAGTGGCTGCTCAATCCTGGCTTGGGGCTGGACAAGCTGCTGCGCGATTGGGGCTGGGAAGGCTTTCGCTTCGACTGGCTGGTGGACCCGGACCGGGTCATCTACTGCCTGGTGATCGCTGCAGTGTGGCAGGCCTCCGGGTTCGTCATGGCGCTGTTTCTTGCCGGCCTGCGCAGTGTCGATCAGTCGATCATCCGCGCCGCCCAGGTGGACGGTGCGAGCCTGCCGATCATCTACCTG
This region includes:
- a CDS encoding carbohydrate ABC transporter permease encodes the protein MSSIALQARPAKASPFDALQRWLPKLVLAPSMLIVLVGFYAYIGWTFLLSFTNSRFMPSYKWVGLQQYERLWDNDRWWVASQNLLVFGGLFIAISLLIGVVLAVLLDQRIRREGLIRTIYLYPMALSMIVTGTAWQWLLNPGLGLDKLLRDWGWEGFRFDWLVDPDRVIYCLVIAAVWQASGFVMALFLAGLRSVDQSIIRAAQVDGASLPIIYLRIVLPSLRPVFFSALMILAHIAIKSFDLVAAMTAGGPGYSSDLPAMFMYAHTFTRGQMGLGAASAILMLGAVMAIIVPYLYSELRNKRHV